A genomic region of Actinomycetes bacterium contains the following coding sequences:
- a CDS encoding helix-turn-helix domain-containing protein, translating into MAQRKSTSRIEAPSYLRTAEVADILHVSPKTVSRWAKEGKLPFLKTLGGHRRYPEAKIRELANELREEPTG; encoded by the coding sequence GTGGCACAGCGCAAGTCGACTTCCCGGATCGAGGCTCCAAGCTATCTGCGCACCGCAGAGGTTGCCGACATCCTGCACGTCTCGCCCAAGACCGTCTCCCGCTGGGCCAAGGAGGGCAAGCTGCCCTTCCTGAAGACGCTCGGCGGCCACCGCCGCTACCCGGAGGCCAAGATCCGGGAGCTGGCCAACGAGCTGCGGGAGGAGCCGACCGGCTGA